One stretch of Vulpes lagopus strain Blue_001 chromosome 12, ASM1834538v1, whole genome shotgun sequence DNA includes these proteins:
- the LOC121472705 gene encoding atherin-like, translating to MEGGGTGVSALTTAGAASSSRFHLSSAPRQASPVAALSPRRRRGLGSGPRGLSTHPGGRATARLTSLPARWPARSPAHPSLKSRCYLAQRTDGRTDGRTAARAARAAGACAAGRCSPAAAASWRRDAGLPALGAKCDPATRPSVLGASAVGAAAFTQCPWGPSGPLALSLGVTLSVRLQKLSASRTIEDTFGSLVQALCWDCPFPCVSAPGEAASTARRPCPPAPPHPCRPHMPNIPVPPPPTPLLRSSAQLQAQERRHHGAQPTVRSEAGRCQPRAQPPVGSQALPASV from the exons ATGGAAGGTGGTGGGACCGGGGTGTCGGCTCTGACCACCGCAGGCGCAGCGTCGTCCTCCCGCTTCCATCTGTCCTCAGCGCCTCGGCAAGCGTCCCCTGTGGCCGCGCTGTCTCCGAGGCGCCGGAGAGGACTCGGGTCTGGGCCCCGCGGGCTGTCCACCCACCCAGGGGGACGGGCCACAGCACGTCTGACTTCACTTCCAG CCCGTTGGCCCGCGCGGAGTCCCGCACACCCGTCCCTGAAGTCGCGCTGCTACTTGGCCCAGCGGACAgatggacggacggatggacGGACCGCTGCGCGAGCGGCCAGAGCTGCGGGGGCCTGTGCGGCAGGACGATGCAGCCCGGCCGCCGCGGCCTCTTGGCGGAGGGACGCTGGGCTCCCCGCACTGGGTGCAAAGTGCGACCCCGCAACCCGCCCCAGTGTTCTCGGTGCTTCAGCGGTTGGTGCTGCTGCTTTCACACAGTGTCCCTGGGGCCCAAGCGGTCCCCTGGCACTGTCACTCGGGGTGACACTGAGCGTGCGTCTGCAGAAGCTCAGCGCTTCCAGGACTATTGAGGACACTTTCGGGTCCCTTGTGCAGGCCTTGTGCTGGgactgccccttcccctgtgtctctgcgccaGGAGAAGCAGCCAGCACAGCCCGCCgcccctgtccccctgcccccccccatccctgccgTCCCCACATGCCCAATATtcccgtcccccctccccccacccccctgctgcGGAGCAGTGCGCAGCTGCAGGCTCAGGAACGCAGACACCACGGGGCACAGCCCACCGTGCGCAGCGAAGCAGGCCGCTGCCAGCCCCGGGCCCAGCCTCCTGTGGGGTCCCAGGCGCTGCCAGCATCTGTGTGA
- the RFNG gene encoding beta-1,3-N-acetylglucosaminyltransferase radical fringe, translating to MSVEYDKFIESGRKWFCHVDDDNYVNPKGLLQLLATFSPSQDVYLGRPSLDHPIEAAERVQGGGTVTTVKFWFATGGAGFCLSRGLALKMSPWASLGSFMSTAERVRLPDDCTVGYIVEGLLGARLLPSSLFHSHLENLQRLPPDAVLQQVTLSYGGPDNPHNVVNVMGGFSLQQDPTRFKSVHCLLYPDTDWCPVHKQSDLDSR from the exons ATGTCGGTGGAGTACGACAAGTTCATCGAGTCCGGACGCAA gtggTTCTGCCATGTGGATGACGACAACTACGTGAACCCCAAGGGCCTGCTCCAGCTGCTGGCCACCTTCTCGCCCAGCCAGGATGTGTACCTGGGGCGGCCCAGCCTGGACCACCCCATCGAGGCTGCCGAGAGGGTCCAGGGAGGTGGAACT GTGACCACCGTCAAGTTCTGGTTCGCTACCGGCGGGGCTGGGTTCTGCTTGAGCAGAGGCCTCGCTCTGAAGATGAGCCCCTGGGCCAG cctGGGGAGCTTCATGAGCACGGCCGAGCGGGTGCGGCTGCCGGACGACTGCACCGTGGGCTACATCGtggaggggctgctgggggctcGCCTGCTGCCCAGCTCGCTCTTCCACTCCCACCTGGAGAACCTGCAGAGGCTGCCGCCCGACGCGGTGCTGCAGCAG GTCACCTTGAGCTACGGAGGCCCAGACAACCCACATAACGTGGTGAACGTGATGGGAGGCTTCAGCCTGCAGCAGGACCCCACGCG GTTCAAGTCTGTCCACTGCCTTCTCTACCCGGACACAGACTGGTGTCCTGTGCACAAGCAGAGTGACCTTGACTCTCGGTGA
- the GPS1 gene encoding COP9 signalosome complex subunit 1 isoform X2, with translation MKTSSGRRRGAGAGRPGPGVGAGAGAGAGAGAGTRGSGRGSSSSAARAAASARQARHSAPRARLMRPRDPRAPPGPGRAAAPLRVAPPAAPRKRCPGSGRRCPGSGRRAAAGWAKMPLPVQVFNLQGAVEPMQIDVDPQEDPQNAPDVNYVVENPTLDLEQYAASYSGLMRIERLQFIADHCPPLRVEALKMALSFVQRTFNVDMYEEIHRKLSEATRELQNAPDTIPESGVEPPPLDTAWVEATRKKALLKLEKLDTDLKNYKGNSIKESIRRGHDDLGDHYLDCGDLSNALKCYSRARDYCTSAKHVINMCLNVIKVSVYLQNWSHVLSYVSKAESTPEIAERGERDSQTQAILTKLKCAAGLAELAARKYKQAAKCFLLASFDHCDFPELLSPSNVAVYGGLCALATFDRQELQRNVISSSSFKLFLELEPQVRDIIFKFYESKYASCLKMLDEMKDNLLLDMYLAPHVRTLYTQIRNRALIQYFSPYVSADMHKMAAAFNTTVAALEDELTQLILEGLINARIDSHSKILYARDVDQRSTTFEKSLLMGKEFQRRAKAMILRAAVLRNQIHVKSPPREGSQGELTPANSQSRMSTNM, from the exons ATGAAGACGTCGTCCGGCcgcaggcggggggcgggggcggggcggccgggcccgggggtcggggccggggcgggggcgggggcgggggccggggcgggcacGCGGGGCAGcggcagaggcagcagcagcagcgcggCCAGGGCGGCCGCCAGCGCGAGGCAGGCCCGGCACAGCGCCCCCCGCGCGCGGCTCATGCGGCCGCGGGACCCGCGGGCACCGCCCGGCCCAGGCCGCGCCGCGGCCCCTTTAAGAgtcgccccgcccgccgcgccccggaAGCGCTGCCCCGGAAGCGGTCGGCGCTGCCCCGGAAGCGGTCGGCGCGCCGCGGCGGGGTGGGCGAAGATGCCGCTGCCGGTTCAGGTGTTTAACTTGCAG GGGGCGGTGGAGCCCATGCAGATCGATGTGGACCCCCAGGAGGACCCGCAGAACGCCCCCGATGTCAACTACGTGGTGGAGAACCCCACGCTG gACCTGGAGCAGTACGCAGCCAGCTACAGCGGGCTCATGCGCATCGAGCGCCTGCAGTTCATTGCCGACCACTGCCCCCCGCTGCGGGTGGAGGCCCTGAAGATGGCCCTCTCCTTCGTGCAGAGGACCTTCAACGTGGACATGTACGAAGAGATCCACCGCAAGCTCTCGGAGGCCACCAG GGAGCTGCAGAACGCGCCTGACACCATCCCAGAGAGTGGTGTGGAGCCGCCGCCCCTGGACACGGCCTGGGTGGAGGCGACACGGAAGAAGGCCCTGCTGAAGTTGGAGAAGCTGGACACAGATCTGAAGAATTACAAGGGCAACTCCATCAAGGAAAGCATCAG GCGTGGCCACGACGACCTGGGTGACCACTATCTGGACTGTGGGGACCTGAGTAATGCCCTCAAGTGTTACTCCCGGGCCCGGGACTACTGCACCAGCGCTAAGCACGTCATCAACATGTGCCTCAACGTCATCAAG GTCAGCGTCTACTTGCAGAACTGGTCTCACGTGCTGAGCTACGTCAGCAAGGCCGAGTCCACCCCGGAGATTGCCGAG CGTGGGGAGCGGGACAGCCAGACCCAGGCGATCCTCACCAAGCTCAAGTGTGCTGCCG gcctggctgagCTGGCTGCGCGCAAGTACAAGCAGGCTGCCAAGTGCTTCCTGCTGGCTTCGTTCGATCACTGTGATTTCCCcgag CTGCTTTCCCCCAGCAACGTGGCCGTCTACGGAGGCCTGTGTGCCTTGGCCACCTTTGACCGGCAGGAGCTGCAGCGCAACGTCATCTCCAGCAG CTCCTTCAAGTTGTTCTTGGAGCTGGAGCCACAGGTTCGCGACATTATCTTCAAATTCTACGAGTCCAAGTATGCGTCGTGTCTGAAGATGCTGGATGAGATGAAG GACAACCTGCTCTTGGACATGTACCTGGCCCCCCACGTCAGGACCCTGTACACCCAGATCCGCAACCGCGCCCTCATCCAG TATTTCAGCCCCTACGTGTCTGCGGACATGCACAAGATGGCCGCGGCCTTCAACACCACCGTGGCCGCGCTGGAGGACGAGCTGACGCAGCTCATCCTGGAGGGTCTCATCAACGCGCGCATCGACTCCCACAGCAAG aTCCTGTATGCCAGGGACGTGGATCAGCGCAGCACCACCTTCGAGAAGTCCCTGCTGATGGGGAAGGAGTTCCAGAGACGTGCCAAAGCGATGATCCTGCGGGCGGCCGTGCTTCGCAACCAGATTCATGTCAAG TCCCCACCCCGAGAAGGGAGCCAGGGGGAGCTGACGCCGGCCAACAGCCAGTCCCGGATGAGCACCAACATGTGA
- the GPS1 gene encoding COP9 signalosome complex subunit 1 isoform X1, translating to MKTSSGRRRGAGAGRPGPGVGAGAGAGAGAGAGTRGSGRGSSSSAARAAASARQARHSAPRARLMRPRDPRAPPGPGRAAAPLRVAPPAAPRKRCPGSGRRCPGSGRRAAAGWAKMPLPVQVFNLQGAVEPMQIDVDPQEDPQNAPDVNYVVENPTLDLEQYAASYSGLMRIERLQFIADHCPPLRVEALKMALSFVQRTFNVDMYEEIHRKLSEATRELQNAPDTIPESGVEPPPLDTAWVEATRKKALLKLEKLDTDLKNYKGNSIKESIRRGHDDLGDHYLDCGDLSNALKCYSRARDYCTSAKHVINMCLNVIKVSVYLQNWSHVLSYVSKAESTPEIAEQRGERDSQTQAILTKLKCAAGLAELAARKYKQAAKCFLLASFDHCDFPELLSPSNVAVYGGLCALATFDRQELQRNVISSSSFKLFLELEPQVRDIIFKFYESKYASCLKMLDEMKDNLLLDMYLAPHVRTLYTQIRNRALIQYFSPYVSADMHKMAAAFNTTVAALEDELTQLILEGLINARIDSHSKILYARDVDQRSTTFEKSLLMGKEFQRRAKAMILRAAVLRNQIHVKSPPREGSQGELTPANSQSRMSTNM from the exons ATGAAGACGTCGTCCGGCcgcaggcggggggcgggggcggggcggccgggcccgggggtcggggccggggcgggggcgggggcgggggccggggcgggcacGCGGGGCAGcggcagaggcagcagcagcagcgcggCCAGGGCGGCCGCCAGCGCGAGGCAGGCCCGGCACAGCGCCCCCCGCGCGCGGCTCATGCGGCCGCGGGACCCGCGGGCACCGCCCGGCCCAGGCCGCGCCGCGGCCCCTTTAAGAgtcgccccgcccgccgcgccccggaAGCGCTGCCCCGGAAGCGGTCGGCGCTGCCCCGGAAGCGGTCGGCGCGCCGCGGCGGGGTGGGCGAAGATGCCGCTGCCGGTTCAGGTGTTTAACTTGCAG GGGGCGGTGGAGCCCATGCAGATCGATGTGGACCCCCAGGAGGACCCGCAGAACGCCCCCGATGTCAACTACGTGGTGGAGAACCCCACGCTG gACCTGGAGCAGTACGCAGCCAGCTACAGCGGGCTCATGCGCATCGAGCGCCTGCAGTTCATTGCCGACCACTGCCCCCCGCTGCGGGTGGAGGCCCTGAAGATGGCCCTCTCCTTCGTGCAGAGGACCTTCAACGTGGACATGTACGAAGAGATCCACCGCAAGCTCTCGGAGGCCACCAG GGAGCTGCAGAACGCGCCTGACACCATCCCAGAGAGTGGTGTGGAGCCGCCGCCCCTGGACACGGCCTGGGTGGAGGCGACACGGAAGAAGGCCCTGCTGAAGTTGGAGAAGCTGGACACAGATCTGAAGAATTACAAGGGCAACTCCATCAAGGAAAGCATCAG GCGTGGCCACGACGACCTGGGTGACCACTATCTGGACTGTGGGGACCTGAGTAATGCCCTCAAGTGTTACTCCCGGGCCCGGGACTACTGCACCAGCGCTAAGCACGTCATCAACATGTGCCTCAACGTCATCAAG GTCAGCGTCTACTTGCAGAACTGGTCTCACGTGCTGAGCTACGTCAGCAAGGCCGAGTCCACCCCGGAGATTGCCGAG CAGCGTGGGGAGCGGGACAGCCAGACCCAGGCGATCCTCACCAAGCTCAAGTGTGCTGCCG gcctggctgagCTGGCTGCGCGCAAGTACAAGCAGGCTGCCAAGTGCTTCCTGCTGGCTTCGTTCGATCACTGTGATTTCCCcgag CTGCTTTCCCCCAGCAACGTGGCCGTCTACGGAGGCCTGTGTGCCTTGGCCACCTTTGACCGGCAGGAGCTGCAGCGCAACGTCATCTCCAGCAG CTCCTTCAAGTTGTTCTTGGAGCTGGAGCCACAGGTTCGCGACATTATCTTCAAATTCTACGAGTCCAAGTATGCGTCGTGTCTGAAGATGCTGGATGAGATGAAG GACAACCTGCTCTTGGACATGTACCTGGCCCCCCACGTCAGGACCCTGTACACCCAGATCCGCAACCGCGCCCTCATCCAG TATTTCAGCCCCTACGTGTCTGCGGACATGCACAAGATGGCCGCGGCCTTCAACACCACCGTGGCCGCGCTGGAGGACGAGCTGACGCAGCTCATCCTGGAGGGTCTCATCAACGCGCGCATCGACTCCCACAGCAAG aTCCTGTATGCCAGGGACGTGGATCAGCGCAGCACCACCTTCGAGAAGTCCCTGCTGATGGGGAAGGAGTTCCAGAGACGTGCCAAAGCGATGATCCTGCGGGCGGCCGTGCTTCGCAACCAGATTCATGTCAAG TCCCCACCCCGAGAAGGGAGCCAGGGGGAGCTGACGCCGGCCAACAGCCAGTCCCGGATGAGCACCAACATGTGA
- the DUS1L gene encoding tRNA-dihydrouridine(16/17) synthase [NAD(P)(+)]-like, translating into MPKLQGFEFWSRTLGGARHVVAPMVDQSELAWRLLSRRHGAQLCYTPMLHAQVFVRDANYRKENLYCEVCPEDRPLIVQFCANDPEVFVQAALLAQDYCDAIDLNLGCPQMIAKRGHYGAFLQEEWDLLQRMILLAHEKLSVPVTCKIRVFPEIDKTVKYAQMLEKAGCQLLTVHGRTKEQKGPLSGTASWEHIKAVRKAVAIPVFANGNIQCLRDVERCIQDTGVQGVMSAEGNLHNPALFEGRSPAVWELAEEYLDIVRQHPCPLSYVRAHLFKLWHHTLQVHQELREELAKVKTLEGVAAVNQELKLRCQEDISRQKEGEKPSGGLPFFHWICQPYFRPGPREGSKENGGARSKRALEEEEGGVDVLSKNKQKKQLRNPHKTFDPSLKPKYAKCDQCGNPKGNRCVFNLCRGCCKKRAFREAADCPGHGLLFKTKLEKSLAWKGAQSRLQEPQPAGSGEPGGFPEVVGSALA; encoded by the exons ATGCCGAAGCTGCAGGGCTTCGAGTTCTGGAGCCGCACCCTGGGGGGCGCTCGCCACGTGGTGGCGCCCATGGTGGACCAGAGCGAGCTGGCTTGGAGGCTGCTGAGCCGCCGGCACGGGGCCCAGCTCTGCTACACCCCCATGCTGCACGCCCAGGTCTTCGTCCGCGATGCCAACTACCGGAAGGAGAACCTGTACTGCGAAGTGTGCCCCGAGGACCGGCCTCTCATTGTGCAG TTCTGTGCCAATGACCCGGAGGTGTTCGTCCAGGCGGCTCTCCTGGCTCAGGATTACTGTGACGCCATCGACCTGAATTTGGGCTGCCCGCAGATGATAGCCAAGCGAG GTCACTATGGTGCCTTCCTGCAAGAGGAGTGGGACCTGCTCCAGAGAATGA TTCTGCTGGCTCATGAGAAACTCTCTGTCCCCGTCACGTGTAAGATCCGTGTCTTCCCAGAGATTGACAAGACCGTGAAGTATGCCCAGATGCTGGAGAAGGCTGGCTGCCAG CTGCTGACCGTGCACGGGCGCACCAAGGAGCAGAAGGGGCCCTTGTCGGGCACTGCGTCCTGGGAGCACATCAAGGCCGTGCG GAAGGCAGTAGCCATCCCCGTGTTTGCCAACGGGAACATCCAGTGCCTACGGGATGTGGAGCGTTGCATCCAGGACACAGGGGTTCAGGGGGTCATGAGCGCAG AGGGCAACCTGCACAACCCTGCCCTGTTTGAGGGCCGCAGCCCTGCCGTGTGGGAGCTGGCCGAGGAGTACCTGGACATCGTGCGgcagcacccctgccccctgtcctACGTCCGGGCCCATCTCTTCAAGCTGTGGCACCACAC GCTGCAGGTGCACCAGGAGCTTCGAGAGGAGCTGGCCAAAGTGAAGACCCTGGAGGGTGTCGCGGCCGTGAACCAGGAGCTGAAGCTGCGGTGTCAG GAGGACAtttccaggcagaaggagggagagaagcccTCCGGGGGCTTGCCTTTCTTCCACTGGATCTGCCAGCCCTACTTCCGGCCGGG GCCCAGGGAAGGGAGCAAGGAGAACGGGGGAGCCCGCAGCAAGCgggccctggaggaggaggagggcggcgTAGACGTGCTCTCCAAGAACAAGCAGAAGAAGCAGCTGAGGAACCCCCACAAGACCTTCGATCCCTCACTGAAGC CAAAATATGCGAAGTGTGATCAGTGCGGAAACCCAAAG GGTAACAGGTGTGTGTTCAACCTGTGCCGGGGCTGCTGCAAGAAGCGAGCTTTCAGAGAGGCTGCCGACTGCCCAG GTCACGGATTGCTTTTTAAAACCAAACTGGAGAAGTCTCTAGCCTGGAAGGGGGCCCAGTCCCGGCTGCAGGAGCCTCAGCCGGCAGGATCTGGGGAGCCGGGTGGCTTTCCTGAGGTTGTGGGCAGTGCCCTGGCCTGA